One Ignavibacteria bacterium DNA window includes the following coding sequences:
- a CDS encoding NAD(P)/FAD-dependent oxidoreductase, with protein MPEKNGYDAVIVGSGPNGLAAAITLLRAKKRVLVIEAKETIGGGMRTGELTLPGFQHDICSAIHPLGIASPFFRSLPLAQHGLKWIYAPAALSHPLDNGQAALLTNSVVETAKTLREDSERYRRLIEPLLSRWELILPEILAPFHIPRHPLALLRFGLSAIQSAAKFSKRKFNSPLTRGFFAGLAAHSIVPLEEPITAAFALVLGILGHSAGWPMPEGGSQSIALALQSYIKSLGGEFLLSTKINSLDELPHSDIVLFDLTPKQILAIAGERLPKGYRRQLERYRYGPGVFKMDFAVKSPIPFKSPECTLSAVVHLGGTMEEIAHSEQEVWQGRHPERPFVILAQQSLFDSTRAPKGNHTVWAYCHVPNDSDTDMSERIISQIERFAPGFRGTILSSHKMNSHNFEAYNNNYVGGDINGGVQNWRQLFTRPTLSLTPYRTPIKGVYICSSSTPPGGGVHGMCGYYAARTALKDVYKIKAMI; from the coding sequence ATGCCGGAGAAAAACGGGTATGATGCGGTTATTGTAGGCTCGGGGCCAAACGGCCTTGCCGCGGCAATTACACTCCTTAGGGCAAAAAAGCGCGTTCTGGTAATTGAGGCCAAAGAGACCATTGGCGGAGGGATGAGAACCGGGGAGCTAACGCTTCCCGGATTTCAGCACGACATCTGTTCAGCCATTCATCCACTTGGAATTGCATCCCCGTTTTTCAGAAGCCTCCCTTTAGCCCAGCACGGGCTTAAATGGATCTATGCCCCGGCAGCATTAAGCCATCCGCTGGACAACGGGCAGGCGGCGCTGCTTACGAATTCTGTAGTTGAGACGGCCAAAACACTCCGCGAGGACTCTGAAAGATACAGGCGTCTTATTGAGCCCCTCCTTTCAAGGTGGGAGCTCATACTTCCGGAGATCCTGGCGCCTTTTCACATCCCGAGGCATCCCTTGGCTCTTCTCAGGTTCGGGCTTTCAGCCATACAGTCTGCCGCCAAGTTCTCTAAGAGAAAATTTAACTCACCCCTTACAAGGGGCTTTTTTGCAGGGCTTGCCGCCCATTCAATAGTGCCCCTTGAGGAGCCAATTACGGCAGCCTTCGCCCTGGTGCTTGGGATACTGGGCCATTCGGCGGGCTGGCCCATGCCTGAAGGGGGCTCGCAAAGCATTGCGCTTGCGCTTCAATCCTATATAAAATCCCTCGGCGGGGAATTTCTTCTTAGTACAAAGATAAATAGTCTTGACGAGCTGCCGCATTCAGACATAGTTTTATTTGACCTTACCCCGAAACAGATACTTGCAATTGCAGGTGAAAGACTGCCCAAGGGCTACAGGCGCCAGCTTGAGCGTTACCGCTACGGCCCCGGCGTATTTAAGATGGATTTTGCCGTAAAAAGCCCGATCCCGTTTAAGTCTCCTGAATGCACACTTTCAGCAGTAGTGCATCTTGGAGGCACAATGGAAGAAATTGCGCACTCAGAACAGGAAGTCTGGCAGGGCAGGCACCCGGAAAGGCCTTTTGTAATACTGGCGCAGCAAAGCCTTTTTGATTCAACGAGGGCGCCCAAAGGGAATCATACTGTCTGGGCTTACTGCCACGTTCCTAATGACTCAGACACCGATATGTCGGAGCGGATCATATCGCAAATAGAGCGTTTTGCCCCGGGATTCAGGGGTACCATACTTTCTTCACACAAAATGAACTCCCATAATTTTGAGGCTTATAACAACAATTACGTGGGAGGCGACATAAATGGCGGGGTTCAGAACTGGCGGCAGCTCTTTACGCGTCCCACGCTCAGTCTTACGCCCTACAGGACTCCGATTAAGGGAGTTTATATCTGTTCTTCTTCAACGCCGCCGGGAGGCGGGGTGCACGGGATGTGCGGATACTACGCGGCCAGGACAGCCTTAAAGGACGTCTACAAAATAAAGGCAATGATATAA
- a CDS encoding nitric-oxide reductase large subunit gives MRHNYKGLWIGLGAVIIFSFLILGYYGVEIYQQAPPIPQRVVTSTGRVLFTGQDIKDGQNVWQSIGGQELGTVWGHGSYVAPDWTADWLHREAMWMLNSYAMNSNGTTYDKLDNPKKAALQETLRQELRKNTYDPKTGDLTISENRAHAISDISAYYASLFGNDPKLDELRRDYAIAENTIKDPERQRKMNTFFFWASWACVTNRPDQDVSYTNNWPSEPLVGNQPTGQVVIWSVISFVLLLAGIGALAWYYAVQRRKTEEEHVMPEWDPLLALKPTASMRATLKYFWVVAALIVLQVILGVVTAHYGVEGNGLYGIPLAKWLPYSVTRTWHTQLGIFWIATAWLATGLFIAPAVSGYEPKLQRAGVNFLFICLLVIVLGSMAGQWMGVMQRLGLEVNFWFGHQGYEYVDLGRFWQLFLLIGLFLWLFLMGRAMMPAFKSPTESKHLLGLFLIASIAIAIFYASGIMWGRQTNLAIAEYWRWWVVHLWVEGFFEVFATVAIAFLFTRMGLLKVASATSAVLFSTIIFLSGGIVGTFHHLYFTGTPTAVMAFGATFSALEVVPLVLIGFEGYENLTLSRAKKWVQAYKWPIYCFVAVAFWNLVGAGLFGFLINPPVALYYMQGLQTTPVHGHTALFGVYGMLGIGFMLFCLKGLTVHYVWKTKAVAFAFWAINIGLALMVLISMLPLGLIQTWASVEHGMWYARSADFTKTPLLDTLRWLRVIGDTIFAFGILALGYFVLGLKTGWSITKEVDAVGKEFPEGAPKGTEPASLK, from the coding sequence ATGAGGCATAATTATAAAGGATTATGGATAGGGCTTGGAGCCGTAATCATTTTTTCTTTTCTCATTCTGGGATACTACGGCGTGGAAATTTACCAGCAGGCTCCCCCAATACCTCAGCGGGTTGTAACATCAACCGGAAGGGTACTCTTTACAGGGCAGGACATAAAGGACGGGCAGAACGTCTGGCAGTCAATTGGAGGGCAGGAGCTCGGCACAGTCTGGGGGCACGGAAGCTACGTGGCACCCGACTGGACGGCAGACTGGCTGCACAGGGAAGCCATGTGGATGTTAAACAGCTACGCTATGAATTCAAACGGCACCACATACGACAAGCTGGACAACCCGAAGAAAGCCGCCCTTCAGGAGACGCTCAGGCAGGAGCTGAGGAAAAACACATATGATCCGAAGACGGGGGATTTAACAATTTCTGAAAACCGGGCCCATGCAATAAGCGACATAAGTGCGTATTATGCATCACTGTTCGGTAATGATCCGAAACTTGACGAGCTCAGGCGTGACTACGCCATAGCTGAAAACACAATCAAAGACCCCGAAAGACAGCGAAAAATGAATACATTTTTCTTCTGGGCTTCATGGGCATGCGTTACAAACCGCCCGGATCAGGATGTAAGCTATACAAACAACTGGCCTTCTGAACCGCTGGTAGGGAATCAGCCCACAGGGCAGGTAGTAATATGGTCTGTCATCAGCTTTGTGCTTCTTCTTGCCGGCATCGGGGCACTGGCGTGGTATTATGCAGTTCAGAGGAGAAAGACAGAAGAAGAGCATGTGATGCCTGAGTGGGATCCGCTATTGGCACTTAAGCCCACAGCCTCAATGAGGGCAACGCTTAAATACTTCTGGGTTGTTGCCGCCTTAATTGTTCTTCAGGTAATACTGGGAGTTGTAACAGCGCACTACGGCGTTGAAGGCAACGGGCTTTACGGCATACCTCTTGCAAAGTGGCTACCGTATTCTGTAACCAGAACATGGCACACACAGCTCGGCATTTTTTGGATTGCAACGGCATGGCTGGCTACGGGGCTTTTCATTGCACCTGCAGTCTCGGGCTATGAGCCAAAACTGCAGAGAGCGGGAGTAAATTTCCTTTTCATCTGTCTTCTTGTAATTGTGCTCGGTTCAATGGCAGGGCAGTGGATGGGAGTAATGCAGAGGCTGGGGCTTGAGGTTAATTTCTGGTTCGGCCATCAGGGCTATGAATATGTGGATCTTGGGCGCTTCTGGCAGCTTTTTCTCCTTATTGGGCTTTTCCTCTGGCTTTTTTTGATGGGGCGTGCAATGATGCCTGCCTTTAAGAGTCCTACAGAAAGCAAGCACCTTTTAGGCCTTTTCCTGATTGCAAGCATTGCAATTGCAATTTTCTATGCCTCTGGAATAATGTGGGGGCGTCAGACTAACCTTGCAATAGCCGAATACTGGAGGTGGTGGGTTGTACACCTCTGGGTGGAAGGGTTCTTTGAGGTATTTGCAACAGTAGCAATAGCGTTCCTTTTTACAAGGATGGGGCTTTTGAAGGTAGCCAGTGCAACCTCGGCCGTTTTGTTTTCCACCATCATATTCCTCTCGGGCGGAATTGTAGGAACATTCCATCACCTGTATTTTACAGGGACCCCGACTGCCGTAATGGCATTCGGCGCAACTTTCAGCGCACTTGAAGTAGTGCCCCTTGTTCTTATAGGTTTTGAAGGATATGAAAACCTGACATTAAGCCGTGCAAAGAAGTGGGTTCAGGCATACAAATGGCCGATTTACTGTTTTGTTGCCGTAGCGTTCTGGAATCTTGTAGGGGCAGGGCTGTTCGGATTTCTTATAAATCCCCCGGTAGCATTATACTACATGCAGGGGCTTCAGACCACACCCGTGCACGGCCATACGGCACTCTTCGGAGTTTACGGGATGCTGGGCATAGGTTTTATGCTCTTCTGCCTGAAAGGGCTTACGGTTCATTACGTCTGGAAGACAAAGGCCGTTGCATTTGCTTTCTGGGCAATTAACATAGGGCTTGCACTCATGGTACTTATCAGCATGCTTCCTTTAGGGCTCATACAGACCTGGGCAAGCGTTGAGCATGGAATGTGGTATGCCAGATCGGCAGATTTCACAAAAACTCCTCTTCTGGACACACTTAGATGGCTGAGGGTAATTGGTGACACAATTTTTGCCTTCGGCATACTGGCCCTGGGCTATTTTGTGCTGGGCCTTAAGACCGGCTGGTCGATAACAAAGGAAGTCGATGCCGTAGGAAAAGAATTTCCCGAAGGTGCGCCAAAAGGAACCGAGCCTGCATCGTTAAAGTAA